A single window of Candidatus Rhabdochlamydia oedothoracis DNA harbors:
- the tuf gene encoding elongation factor Tu, with protein MAKEAFQRNKPHVNIGTIGHVDHGKTTLTAAITKILAQKGGAKFRDYASIDNSPEEKARGITINSSHVEYETEKRHYAHVDCPGHADYVKNMITGAAQMDGAILVVAATDGAMPQTKEHILLARQVGVPAIVVFLNKMDMMKGEEDLVDLVEMELQELLEKQGYKNVPIVRGSALKALENHAKSLEEEELAKSSGGRSKRSLEEESVEAGKELESATECIERLMNAVDESIPTPKRDIEKPFLLPIEDVFSISGRGTVATGRVERGVIKPNDKLQIVGIKDTRETVATSLEMFLKVLDKAEAGENVGVLLRGVEKKDVERGMVLAAPNSCKPHSKFEGTVYVLKKEEGGRHKPFFSKYRPQFFLRTTDVTGAVALPEGTEMVMPGDNVTLTVELIQSVAMEEGMRFAIREGGKTIGAGTITKILK; from the coding sequence ATGGCCAAAGAAGCGTTTCAAAGAAATAAGCCCCACGTCAATATTGGGACAATTGGTCACGTTGACCATGGCAAAACCACACTAACAGCAGCAATCACCAAGATTCTTGCGCAAAAAGGGGGTGCAAAGTTTCGTGATTATGCATCTATTGATAATAGCCCTGAAGAAAAAGCGCGTGGAATCACCATTAACTCTTCTCACGTAGAATACGAAACAGAAAAACGTCACTATGCTCACGTAGACTGCCCAGGACATGCAGATTACGTTAAAAATATGATTACAGGAGCAGCTCAAATGGATGGAGCTATTCTTGTTGTAGCTGCAACTGATGGAGCAATGCCTCAGACAAAAGAGCATATTCTATTAGCTCGCCAAGTAGGTGTGCCTGCTATCGTAGTATTCTTGAATAAAATGGATATGATGAAAGGAGAAGAGGACCTTGTTGATCTCGTCGAAATGGAGCTACAAGAGCTATTGGAGAAGCAAGGTTATAAGAATGTTCCCATTGTACGAGGATCTGCTCTTAAAGCTTTGGAGAATCATGCTAAATCTTTAGAGGAAGAGGAGCTTGCAAAGAGTTCAGGAGGGCGCTCTAAAAGATCTTTAGAGGAAGAGTCTGTAGAAGCTGGCAAAGAGCTTGAGTCTGCAACAGAATGTATAGAACGCCTAATGAATGCTGTCGATGAAAGCATCCCCACTCCAAAACGAGATATAGAGAAGCCTTTCCTATTACCTATTGAAGATGTATTCTCTATTTCAGGACGCGGAACTGTTGCTACAGGTAGAGTCGAAAGAGGTGTAATTAAGCCCAATGATAAATTGCAAATAGTGGGGATAAAAGATACTCGTGAGACTGTGGCTACTAGCCTTGAGATGTTTTTAAAAGTTTTAGATAAAGCAGAAGCTGGAGAAAATGTAGGTGTTTTGTTGCGTGGTGTTGAAAAGAAAGACGTTGAGCGTGGTATGGTACTTGCTGCTCCTAACTCTTGTAAGCCTCATAGCAAATTTGAAGGAACTGTATACGTATTAAAAAAAGAAGAAGGAGGTCGTCATAAGCCCTTCTTTAGCAAATATCGTCCTCAGTTCTTCTTGCGTACGACCGATGTAACCGGAGCTGTTGCCCTTCCAGAAGGAACAGAAATGGTTATGCCAGGCGATAATGTAACTTTAACAGTAGAGTTAATTCAATCCGTTGCCATGGAAGAAGGAATGCGTTTTGCTATTCGTGAAGGCGGTAAAACAATTGGCGCAGGAACCATTACTAAGATTTTGAAATAG
- the secE gene encoding preprotein translocase subunit SecE, with translation MDTKLNPTRLPSDLHVQSALKKKPTLSYIQGIKAELKKVSWTTKEELILSTKVVIAVTFVCGVGIYFVDLLVKGGLNFISYVTHKLLG, from the coding sequence ATGGACACCAAACTAAATCCAACAAGATTGCCTTCAGATTTGCATGTGCAATCAGCCCTTAAGAAAAAGCCTACTTTAAGTTACATCCAAGGAATAAAAGCTGAGCTTAAAAAGGTGAGTTGGACGACAAAGGAAGAACTTATTTTGTCTACCAAGGTTGTCATTGCGGTAACCTTTGTTTGTGGAGTAGGGATTTATTTTGTGGATCTTCTTGTAAAGGGTGGCTTGAATTTTATTTCATATGTAACACATAAACTACTTGGTTAA
- the nusG gene encoding transcription termination/antitermination protein NusG: MHKWYVIQVVSGQEKKIKKSLEEKRIASGMDEILEEVLVPTENVAEVKNGQQKISEKKLWPGYILVKMILTDDSWQYVSKTNGFLGFLGGDKPNPLSQEEVNDILKDLEEKKKGVVQKHNITIGDQVKITDGVFINFTGKVIEVFHEKGRLSVMVSIFGRDTRVDDLEFWQVEQLPTESEVN; the protein is encoded by the coding sequence ATGCATAAATGGTACGTCATACAAGTTGTCTCTGGTCAAGAAAAAAAGATCAAAAAATCTCTAGAAGAAAAGCGTATTGCAAGCGGAATGGATGAGATTCTTGAAGAAGTTCTCGTTCCGACTGAAAACGTGGCTGAGGTTAAGAATGGTCAACAAAAGATTAGCGAAAAAAAGTTATGGCCTGGCTATATACTTGTAAAAATGATTTTAACAGATGATTCTTGGCAGTATGTAAGTAAAACAAACGGCTTTTTAGGTTTTTTAGGTGGAGACAAACCTAATCCATTATCGCAAGAAGAAGTTAATGATATTTTAAAAGATCTCGAAGAAAAGAAAAAAGGGGTTGTTCAGAAACACAATATTACTATTGGAGATCAGGTAAAAATTACAGACGGTGTATTTATCAATTTTACCGGAAAAGTAATAGAGGTCTTCCACGAGAAGGGGCGCTTAAGCGTTATGGTTTCCATTTTTGGAAGAGACACTCGCGTTGATGATTTAGAATTTTGGCAAGTAGAACAACTGCCTACTGAATCTGAAGTAAACTAG
- the rplK gene encoding 50S ribosomal protein L11 — MAKKLKLLKKIKLQIPAGKANPAPPIGPALGGAGVNIMAFCKEFNAKTQDKAGDILPVEISVFQDKTFTFITKQPPTPRMILKEAGIEKGSKVPNRDKVGKLNKEQVMKIAKNKRSDMRARTDEAACRLVEGTARSMGIDII; from the coding sequence ATGGCAAAAAAACTAAAGCTTTTAAAAAAAATTAAACTGCAGATTCCAGCTGGTAAAGCTAATCCTGCCCCTCCTATAGGACCCGCTCTTGGGGGTGCCGGAGTAAATATTATGGCTTTTTGCAAGGAATTCAATGCAAAGACACAGGATAAGGCTGGCGATATTTTGCCTGTTGAAATTTCTGTTTTTCAAGATAAAACATTTACGTTTATTACAAAGCAACCTCCTACTCCAAGAATGATTCTTAAAGAAGCGGGAATAGAAAAAGGCTCTAAAGTACCAAACCGCGACAAGGTGGGAAAGCTCAATAAAGAGCAGGTGATGAAAATCGCCAAAAACAAACGTTCTGATATGCGTGCTCGAACAGATGAAGCGGCTTGTAGGCTTGTAGAAGGTACAGCGCGTTCTATGGGAATAGATATTATATAA
- the rplA gene encoding 50S ribosomal protein L1, with the protein MHRSKRFREIASKIKPHEKYDLAQAIEILKNCPPVKFDQSVELSLKTSIDAQKPDQQVRGTVSLPNGTGKQTILVVFAKGEKIQEALDAGADYAGNEELFEKIKKGWTSFDVVIATPDMMRDLGRYAKILGPRGLMPTPKAGTVTNDVASVCKQVKMGRIEFRTDKQGVINTLIGKLSFSPENLIENITAFLNAIVRAKPSSAKGQYIQSIVLSSTMGPGLKVDLSVIAGLQGTKGQ; encoded by the coding sequence ATGCATCGAAGCAAAAGATTTCGGGAGATAGCCAGCAAAATCAAGCCTCATGAAAAGTATGATCTAGCGCAAGCTATCGAAATTTTAAAAAACTGTCCTCCGGTTAAATTTGACCAGTCGGTAGAGTTATCGCTTAAAACAAGCATCGATGCCCAGAAACCAGATCAACAGGTTCGTGGAACCGTTTCATTACCGAATGGAACTGGAAAACAAACCATTCTTGTTGTTTTTGCTAAAGGCGAAAAAATACAAGAAGCTCTTGATGCTGGCGCAGATTATGCTGGGAACGAGGAGTTATTTGAAAAAATCAAAAAAGGCTGGACCTCATTTGATGTTGTTATAGCAACACCTGACATGATGCGTGATTTAGGAAGATATGCAAAGATTTTAGGCCCAAGAGGGCTAATGCCTACTCCTAAGGCAGGAACTGTCACTAATGATGTCGCAAGCGTTTGCAAACAAGTGAAAATGGGTAGAATTGAATTTAGAACAGACAAACAAGGTGTGATTAACACTCTGATTGGAAAACTTTCTTTTTCACCAGAAAATCTTATAGAAAATATTACTGCTTTTTTAAACGCGATTGTTAGAGCTAAGCCATCTAGCGCTAAAGGACAATACATTCAATCTATCGTATTGTCGTCTACGATGGGACCTGGATTAAAAGTTGACTTAAGCGTAATTGCAGGACTACAGGGAACAAAGGGACAATAG
- the rplJ gene encoding 50S ribosomal protein L10 translates to MRQEKQLLLNEIKEKIDGSKALVLAQYQSLEPNVSADLRASLEQTGAELEVVKKRILLKAAKSAGITLNTFDMQGHIAVVFASQDPIPATKVIYKFCQDNEKNVEVVGGCFEGEICSAADVKQISQLPNKEEMQAQLLSVLEAPIAQVLSVVQSLLTSVMYCLDNKSQQENS, encoded by the coding sequence ATGAGACAAGAAAAGCAATTACTTCTCAATGAGATTAAAGAAAAAATTGATGGTTCCAAGGCTCTTGTGCTAGCGCAATACCAATCCCTTGAGCCTAATGTTTCTGCAGATCTTCGTGCGAGTTTAGAGCAAACGGGTGCAGAATTAGAAGTTGTTAAAAAGAGAATACTCCTTAAAGCAGCGAAAAGTGCTGGAATCACTTTAAATACATTTGACATGCAAGGGCACATTGCGGTTGTTTTTGCAAGCCAAGATCCGATTCCAGCTACGAAGGTAATTTATAAATTTTGTCAAGACAATGAAAAAAATGTAGAGGTTGTTGGTGGATGTTTTGAAGGAGAAATTTGTTCTGCAGCAGATGTAAAGCAGATTTCGCAGCTACCAAACAAAGAAGAGATGCAAGCGCAACTCTTAAGCGTGCTTGAGGCCCCAATAGCGCAAGTACTATCGGTTGTGCAGTCTTTACTTACTAGTGTCATGTACTGTTTGGATAACAAAAGCCAACAAGAAAACTCGTAA
- the rplL gene encoding 50S ribosomal protein L7/L12: MSTQQKNIEELVDSLSHLSVLDMAKLKTALEDKWGVKAAAAAPMMIATQAAAPAAETTVESTEFEVSLISADPDPKKKISQIKAIRETTGLGLKESQKFMEDASATTPGIIKASCSKQEADEICAKFKEAGGEIKVKGL, encoded by the coding sequence GTGAGTACCCAACAAAAAAATATTGAAGAATTAGTTGACTCTTTAAGTCACTTAAGCGTTTTAGATATGGCTAAGCTAAAAACGGCTCTTGAAGATAAATGGGGTGTAAAAGCAGCTGCTGCTGCTCCTATGATGATAGCGACCCAAGCTGCCGCCCCAGCTGCAGAGACCACTGTTGAATCTACCGAATTTGAGGTGTCCTTAATAAGCGCAGATCCAGATCCTAAAAAAAAGATAAGCCAGATTAAAGCGATCCGTGAAACTACAGGACTTGGTTTAAAAGAATCACAAAAGTTTATGGAAGATGCTTCTGCGACAACTCCAGGCATAATAAAAGCATCTTGTTCTAAACAAGAAGCTGATGAAATCTGCGCTAAGTTTAAAGAAGCAGGTGGAGAGATTAAAGTAAAAGGTCTTTAA